One region of Mucilaginibacter sp. 14171R-50 genomic DNA includes:
- a CDS encoding ABC transporter permease, producing MIKNYFKIGWRNMMKNKFFSFINIFGLSVGLACCMLIALYLKYETSYDTQHTNGPNIYQVVTAFVQNGNKRMKMPNTPAPMAGALKQEYPEVLESARLLKLFIDDKTILQYNPASGERKSLLEQNGFLADQSFFKIFTYNFIEGSPANALANPRTIVLSKTLARKLFADQPALGKVIHVNSNTNGEQDYTITGVFDEGKVPSHINANFFLSIYGGAMEGFIKRNGNDFASNNMFYTYLLLRPGTDAASLEAKLPAFIDKYAGKDLKAMGFQKVQSLISLHDIHLSSEVESNVTPPASKTYLYVLFSIAVFTLIIACINFMNLSTARSSKRSSEVGVRKVLGAEKSTLIRQFLGESVLMTLIAFIFAIAITLALLPFFNNLADKQITLSFSKDSILFLEFLLMALITGVLAGSYPAFYLSSFNPVKVLKGKLTNSLAVVAVRKGLVVFQFIISVVLIVASVVIARQMSYMRSADLGFAKDQQIVLPLRTSAAKAAYTALKADLQQNTQVASIGASAYYPGVFNPSDNLLYPEGKTNAEGRRTRLNYVDNNFLQTLDIKPVAGRLFSAEFGSDTTNSIIINEKAAKEFGFTNVNDAVNKKVMNNFQGNTTAFTIVGVVKDFHYEDLHLPVTPYGFFLNTGGYNYMVIHAKPGNMSNMLKTIEASWKKYDPNDPFDYTFLDDDFQKNYQADTRLAGIVGYFTVVAILISCLGLFGLAAFSAEQRTKEIGVRKVLGASVKTIVSLLSVDFLKLIIVSVIIASPIAWWIMNKWLQEFAYRKDIDWTIFAYTATIAIIIGLITIGSQALKAALANPVKSLRSE from the coding sequence ATGATCAAAAATTATTTTAAAATAGGGTGGCGTAACATGATGAAGAACAAGTTCTTCTCGTTCATCAACATATTTGGTTTATCGGTAGGGCTGGCATGTTGTATGCTGATAGCACTGTATCTTAAATACGAAACCAGTTACGATACCCAACATACAAATGGGCCCAATATTTACCAGGTGGTAACCGCTTTTGTGCAAAATGGCAACAAGCGCATGAAAATGCCAAACACACCTGCGCCCATGGCTGGCGCCTTAAAGCAGGAGTACCCCGAAGTGCTGGAATCTGCGCGCTTGCTAAAGCTTTTTATTGACGACAAAACCATTTTGCAGTACAACCCTGCAAGCGGCGAGCGTAAATCTTTGCTCGAACAAAATGGTTTCCTTGCCGATCAGTCGTTTTTCAAAATATTCACTTATAACTTTATTGAGGGCAGCCCTGCTAACGCCTTGGCCAACCCGCGTACTATTGTGCTCTCAAAAACACTTGCCCGGAAACTTTTTGCTGATCAACCTGCGCTTGGCAAAGTTATCCATGTTAACAGCAACACTAACGGCGAACAGGATTATACCATAACCGGTGTGTTCGACGAGGGTAAGGTTCCCTCGCACATAAACGCCAATTTCTTCCTGTCGATATATGGTGGTGCTATGGAAGGATTTATAAAACGGAATGGGAATGATTTTGCCAGCAACAATATGTTTTATACATACCTGTTGCTAAGGCCGGGCACGGATGCTGCCAGCCTTGAGGCCAAACTGCCAGCCTTTATTGATAAGTACGCGGGCAAAGATCTAAAGGCTATGGGCTTTCAAAAGGTACAATCATTAATCTCTTTGCATGATATACACCTGAGCAGCGAGGTTGAAAGTAACGTAACCCCGCCTGCAAGCAAAACCTATTTGTACGTGCTGTTTTCAATAGCCGTGTTCACACTTATCATCGCTTGTATTAACTTCATGAACCTTTCTACCGCCCGCTCATCGAAACGATCATCAGAGGTGGGGGTACGGAAGGTTTTGGGTGCCGAAAAATCTACGCTGATCCGTCAGTTCCTGGGCGAATCAGTTTTAATGACCCTGATAGCGTTTATATTTGCCATTGCTATTACCTTAGCATTGCTGCCTTTCTTTAACAATTTAGCTGATAAGCAAATTACATTATCTTTTAGTAAAGACAGCATACTGTTTCTGGAATTTCTATTGATGGCGCTTATTACAGGAGTGCTTGCGGGAAGTTACCCTGCATTTTACCTGTCGTCGTTTAACCCTGTAAAGGTGTTAAAAGGCAAGCTAACCAACTCGCTTGCCGTTGTGGCTGTGCGAAAAGGGCTGGTTGTTTTTCAGTTTATTATTTCGGTGGTGCTTATTGTGGCATCGGTTGTTATTGCAAGGCAAATGAGTTACATGCGCAGTGCAGACCTTGGCTTCGCAAAAGACCAGCAAATAGTGTTGCCTTTACGCACTTCAGCCGCTAAAGCTGCATACACCGCCCTTAAGGCCGACTTACAGCAAAACACCCAGGTAGCATCTATCGGTGCATCGGCGTACTACCCGGGTGTTTTTAATCCAAGTGATAACCTTTTATACCCCGAGGGAAAAACCAATGCCGAAGGAAGGCGCACACGTTTAAATTATGTAGATAATAACTTTTTACAAACGCTGGATATCAAACCGGTTGCAGGGCGACTTTTCTCGGCGGAATTTGGTTCGGATACTACTAATAGCATCATTATAAACGAAAAGGCCGCTAAAGAATTTGGCTTTACAAATGTTAACGATGCGGTTAATAAAAAGGTGATGAACAATTTTCAGGGTAACACAACCGCGTTTACTATTGTGGGCGTGGTTAAAGATTTTCATTACGAAGACCTGCACCTGCCTGTAACGCCTTATGGCTTTTTCCTGAATACCGGCGGCTATAATTATATGGTGATACATGCCAAGCCAGGTAACATGAGCAACATGTTAAAAACCATTGAAGCGAGCTGGAAAAAATATGATCCTAATGATCCGTTTGATTATACCTTTCTTGATGACGACTTTCAAAAAAATTATCAGGCCGATACCAGATTGGCGGGTATAGTAGGCTATTTTACTGTTGTGGCTATCCTGATATCGTGCCTTGGGCTGTTTGGTTTGGCTGCCTTTAGTGCCGAGCAGCGTACCAAAGAAATTGGCGTGCGCAAGGTATTAGGCGCAAGCGTAAAAACAATCGTTTCTTTATTATCGGTTGATTTTTTAAAGCTGATAATTGTTTCCGTTATTATCGCATCCCCAATTGCATGGTGGATAATGAACAAATGGCTTCAGGAATTTGCCTACCGTAAAGATATCGACTGGACGATATTTGCATATACTGCAACTATCGCTATCATAATCGGTCTTATTACAATAGGGTCGCAAGCGCTAAAAGCTGCTCTGGCAAACCCGGTAAAAAGCTTACGCAGCGAATAG